Genomic segment of Camelus bactrianus isolate YW-2024 breed Bactrian camel chromosome 33, ASM4877302v1, whole genome shotgun sequence:
CTTTCCTGGCAGACAAATTAAGAGAATCGCAGTGCAGGTCACAGGGGTGGGCTGCCTGCTGGAGACTCTCTGGACCCTCGGCTCAGAAGTCTTCGCAGAGCCTGCTTCACCTCCTTGTTGCGCAGAGTGTAAATGAAAGGGTTGAGCATGGGCGTGACTATCGTGTAGGAGACAGCAGgggccccagctcctgcccctgccccgctGGAGCGAGGCTGCAGGTAGATACAGACGGGCGGCACGTAGTACAGGAGCACCACTGTGAGGTGCGAGGTGCAAGTGGAGAAGGCGCGCTGCCGGCCCTCGGCTGTGCGGATGCGCAGCACCGCCGCCACGATGAAGATGTAGGATGTGACAATGAGGATCAGGCAACCTGTAGCCACAATGCCAATGTTGACTAGCATGACAAGCTCATTAACCGTGGTGTCTGCACAGGCCAGCTTCAGCACAGGGGGGATGTCACAGAAGAAGTAGGCGATGTGACGGGGCCCACAGTAGAGCAGGTGGAAGGTGAGGGAGGTATGGATGGCAGAGTGCACAGCACCTATGGCCCAGGTGATCCCAGCCAGCCCTGCACACATACGCCTGCTCATGGCCACTGGGTAGTGCAGGGGTTGACAGATAGCCAggtagcggtcataggccatgacTGTGTACAGGAAGCACTCGGTGCTGGCCAGAAAGTGGAAGCAGTAAA
This window contains:
- the OR10S1 gene encoding olfactory receptor 10S1, giving the protein MTNDISGKEDGCLRLLMSVSSVCEKMAMETEDSNQTVVDSFFLEGLMYTAEHPSLFFLLFLLLYSSTMTGNLLILLTVGSDPRLRSPMYHFLGHLSFLDACLSTVTVPKVMAGLLTLHGKMISFGGCAVQLYCFHFLASTECFLYTVMAYDRYLAICQPLHYPVAMSRRMCAGLAGITWAIGAVHSAIHTSLTFHLLYCGPRHIAYFFCDIPPVLKLACADTTVNELVMLVNIGIVATGCLILIVTSYIFIVAAVLRIRTAEGRQRAFSTCTSHLTVVLLYYVPPVCIYLQPRSSGAGAGAGAPAVSYTIVTPMLNPFIYTLRNKEVKQALRRLLSRGSRESPAGSPPL